A portion of the Salvelinus fontinalis isolate EN_2023a chromosome 32, ASM2944872v1, whole genome shotgun sequence genome contains these proteins:
- the klhl38a gene encoding kelch-like protein 38 — protein MFCSNLSCLFFRAMFCSNLSCLFLRAMFCSNLSCLFFRAMFCSNLSCLFFRAMFCSNLSCLFFRAMFCSNLSCLFFRAMFCSNLSCLFFRAMFCSNFVESSQGRVDLKGISPDVLSGIVDYVYTGAITISMDIVLPLMQAASMLYYGRLFEACSTFLQEQLSPDNCLSMIRLSEILHCDSLKEKAKEMAVRSFSDVAASEDFCELSLPELMCYLEDDRLCAEEEQVFETLLAWIHHDPFSRRGAISDLFRKVRLRYIHPTYLFQFIANDPLVQSSTLCTEIIESVRRLMLSVSAKCGRELKPLWTTPRRYTCRETLVVVGGRKNNEQTSREALLYDERTQRWQWLAKLPLRLYKASYVCIHSILYVVGGLSLSMASGDSSVSATVYTLSLKTNQWRTAEPMLEPRYAHQSVSHLHFIFVLGGIGVDKQISNSLERYNSMFNQWEAMAPLPSAVLHPAVAANDQRVYVFGGEDAMQNPVREIQVYHISRNLWSRLETRTVKNVCAPAAVIEDKIYIIGGYTRRMIAYDTKANKFVKCENLKERRMHHSATVINNKLYVTGGRFLNGHDTIEDSDCFECYDPKTDVWTSKGTLPYKLFDHGSLPLVCVSNRPNPP, from the exons ATGTTCTGCAGTAACTTGTCATGTCTATTCTTCAGGGCCATGTTCTGCAGTAACTTGTCATGTCTATTCCTCAGGGCCATGTTCTGCAGTAACTTGTCATGTCTATTCTTCAGGGCCATGTTCTGCAGTAACTTGTCATGTCTATTCTTCAGGGCCATGTTCTGCAGTAACTTGTCATGTCTATTCTTCAGGGCCATGTTCTGCAGTAACTTGTCATGTCTATTCTTCAGGGCCATGTTCTGCAGTAACTTGTCATGTCTATTCTTCAGGGCCATGTTCTGCAGTAACTTTGTGGAGAGCAGCCAGGGTCGGGTGGATCTGAAGGGCATCTCCCCTGACGTGCTCAGTGGCATAGTGGACTATGTGTATACAGGAGCCATCACCATCAGCATGGACATAGTGCTGCCTCTAATGCAGGCAGCCTCTATGCTGTACTATGGGCGGCTGTTTGAGGCCTGCTCCACCTTCCTTCAG GAGCAGCTGAGCCCAGACAACTGTCTCAGTATGATCAGGTTGTCAGAGATCCTCCACTGTGACAGTCTGAAGGAGAAGGCTAAGGAGATGGCCGTGAGGAGCTTCTCAGACGTAGCTGCCTCCGAGGACTTCTGTGAGCTCTCCTTACCGGAGCTCATGTGTTACCTGGAGGATGATCGACTCTGTGCCGAGGAGGAGCAG GTGTTTGAGACCCTCCTGGCGTGGATCCACCACGACCCGTTCTCCCGACGCGGCGCCATCTCCGACCTCTTCAGGAAGGTGCGTCTGCGCTACATCCACCCCACCTACCTGTTCCAGTTCATCGCCAACGACCCGCTAGTGCAGTCCTCCACGCTCTGCACTGAGATCATAGAGTCCGTCCGTCGCCTCATGCTCTCGGTCAGTGCCAAGTGCGGTCGTGAGCTGAAGCCCCTCTGGACCACACCGCGCCGCTACACCTGCCGAGAGACGCTCGTTGTGGTCGGCGGGCGCAAGAATAACGAGCAGACATCCCGGGAAGCCCTGCTCTATGACGAGAGGACTCAGCGCTGGCAGTGGCTGGCCAAGCTGCCCCTGCGACTCTACAAGGCCTCCTACGTCTGTATCCACAGCATCCTGTATGTGGTGGGGGGGCTCAGCCTCAGTATGGCCTCCGGAGACAGCTCTGTATCTGCCACCGTCTACACCCTCTCCCTCAAGACCAACCAG TGGAGGACGGCCGAGCCCATGTTGGAGCCGCGCTACGCCCATCAGAGTGTCTCCCATCTCCACTTCATCTTTGTCCTGGGGGGGATCGGAGTGGACAAACAGATCTCCAACTCCCTGGAGAGGTACAACAGTATGTTTAACCAATGGGAGGCCATGGCTCCTCTCCCCAGCGCCGTGCTGCACCCCGCCGTCGCCGCCAACGACCAGAGGGTCTATGTGTTCGGAGGGGAGGACGCCATGCAGAACCCTGTCAGGGAGATACAG gtgtaCCACATCTCCAGGAACCTGTGGTCCAGATTGGAAACCCGGACGGTGAAGAACGTCTGTGCACCTGCTGCCGTCATCGAAGATAAGATCTACATCATTGGAG GGTACACTAGACGGATGATCGCCTACGACACCAAAGCCAACAAGTTTGTAAAGTGTGAGAACCTGAAGGAGAGGCGAATGCACCACAGCGCCACGGTCATCAACAACAAGCTGTACGTGACGGGCGGGCGCTTCCTGAACGGGCACGACACCATCGAGGACTCGGACTGCTTCGAGTGTTACGACCCCAAGACGGACGTGTGGACCTCCAAGGGGACGCTGCCGTACAAACTGTTTGACCACGGCTCCCTGCCTCTGGTCTGTGTCTCCAACAGACCCAACCCACCCTGA